Within Triticum dicoccoides isolate Atlit2015 ecotype Zavitan chromosome 1B, WEW_v2.0, whole genome shotgun sequence, the genomic segment CCCAGAAAGTTTGGCATAATTGTTAGGCGTATGTAAAACGGTGATAACCATCCTGAATGCAAAGCTTTAAACTTGAGGTTTCAGATTCAGATACAGTGACAGAACATTCTCTCTCACTGATCACAAACACAGATATTACAAATAATATGTAAACGACATTTTCTTCATGAGAAGTACACTGACAGAAAAAACTACACACAAATGCATAGTCTTTGTACAAAATACATAACCAATCAGTGAAAGAAAATACAGAAAGAGTATCTAAACATGATTGCAAATCAACCACCGAAAGAGGCAGATGGTAGCCTGGTAGCAAGCAGTTCTTTCGCTTCTCTCACGAGGGACGCGAGAGTGCGCCCATCAAGCTTCATTCTAGTTTCGGAGCTGCTGGCAGAAGAACAAACCACTGAGTAGTCGAGATCCAGCATTTTCTTGGAAGTACCAGAGAGTGCCTCTATCAAGCTTCCAAAGTCCTCTTGCTTGAAGAACCCGCCACTAGTGTAGTATTTCATCATTGATATGACCATATTACCGGTAGCCTTGCACAATGACAAGTTTTCGACGGTGGAGTCACTTTTTTCAACTACTATCTGCTTGAGCTTGTTTAGAAAGTTAGATGCATCCAACTGAGGATGCAAATCAATGATCAACCTCATGTCGTAGACTGTGCCACAAAGGGATAACAATGGCGATAGCAAGTTCAATGGCATACTTGAGAGTGCGTCCACCTGGAATCCCTCGTACTTCTTGTCCCGATCACTGTATTCTTCTTTGCCATCACACAGGCTTTCTATGTCTTTTCCATTATGCGTTACGTCTCCACAACAAAGTATTTTTCCAATCACCTATCATGAGAATGAAATTAGCACTCTTAATTACACTAAATAAGGTGATAAATCAAGTGTATTGGCAACAATTAATAATGCAGGGGTATTCATCATTTGACAAGGACTAATTACCCCGAGGATTGCCTTCTTAAGTTTGCGAAGGTATTCATCATCCTTGGTGTAATGGGTACATAGATGCTCAAGAATTTCAGCAGCTGCTTGTCCGCATGTCTTGTCCTCTTCATGTAAAAGCACTTGAGCGAAACTATCAACAACATCACCACTTGTTTGTATGACAATTGTGGCATCACTAATTCGGCCAAGGGAACATATCTCAGACAGTGCTTCTCCTGCATATCCTCTGATGGAGCTGCTATACTCGTTATTGTGAGTAAAGATGTTCACTAGCAGCCTAACAAAGTCTTCTCTGCAATAACTATTTCCTCTTTTGAGAAAATCGAAATTAGCTGATATGTTTGTTCCGATAGTATCCTTGTACAATCGTCTGAGAATCCAAATGGCTCTTTGCCGCAGCTCTTCTTTACAATTTTTACAGCTAACAATCCTCTGGAGAGTGCCGATTGCTTTTGCGTCGCTTGATATTTCACGACGTAGCTTGGTCCCAGTTTCTCCTTGAGCATTGGTTAATTGGCTCATCACTTCCATTGATCGATCTACTACTTCGTACCATGTACCATGATCACGAGTGGTGTGGTCGAGTAGGTCAGAAGTGACGGGCGCCATGATCTTGGAGACTAGATCCCGGGTGTCGCTCATGACTCTGCAATTGTTTTCGTCGGCAGCAAGATTCCGGAGGATAGACAGGCCTTGTAACAACAACTCCTTGTAGGCTTCCCCAAGTTCGCCTGCCAGTGAAGGGCGCCGACGAGTGACCTGTAGTTTCAAATGATGCTCATATTCTTTTTTGGAACTGGTATATGGCTCGGCTAAGTTGTATTGTTCAAACGTCCCGATTAGGGAAGATATGTGTTGAATACCCCGAGGAAACTGCTCCAAATTAATGTAGAATGCAAGTCGCTCCACTATCGTCGCGGCCTGGTTTCTTATCTCTCTGTCATGTAGGCCTCTTGAATCCATCATCTCTAGCAATTTTTGCAGTACGTGTCGAGAGGATGATGCAGACAAGACCAGATGTTTCATGAGCATGCGCTGCCCAGTGACATTGCTCGGACTATCCCAAATATCCTGCATCTCCACCATGCTTATGGCTGCGTACAAGATCTTCACCCCGGAAATGCAGTCAACTGGTGAATTGGAACCAATCTTGTCAACAGCATATGAGGTAAGGTTCCTTCCTTCCGCAAATGTCGGGTCCTTCTCACATCCTCTCTTTGTTTCGCGCAAGTAATTCTGAAGTACTACTTGAACTTTCGAGTCGGCCCCGGCCTTAGGCATCCTCTTCTCCGCGCGACCCAACACGAACCTATAGCAGAAGAGCACACCCTGGAGCAGAGCAAGGTAGTACAAGGTGTCCATAGCCGGCGATAGGTTTGATGCTTCTCCATCCGAGTTGCTCCCATAATCGTGCTCTATCAGACGCCACAATGAAATCACTCCGGACATGAATATCCCAAGCACGTATATAATCGCCAGAGGGCCCAATATTATGGCAAACACCACTACTTGAACCAATGTTAAAAGTAATGCCACCGACATGAGACACATATAAGTCAAGAAATGAATCACCAGAGGGCCTGGGTACATCGTCATCTGAGGGGCCATATGTTCACCTACTATGCCCCAAACAATGGCCACGAAGAACCCCATGAATGCATTCTTCATATAGCCTAGTTTCTCATTCAGATTAACATCAAAAATCCTGTTGTACATCTTTTGTAGTCAGAGCTATATATAAGTGATACGAAAAAAAAAAGGGAGAGAGGAGTACTAACCCAGCTGTCTGTACAAGGGTGATGAAGGTCAAACACCAAAAGTCCTTCTTATGCAGCATAGAGACGAAGCCACCGAGAAGTACAACGGTGGTCCAAGTAAGCACCAAGAAACCCAAGCCCTTGATGGCCATGGATAGATAACTCATGAACACAGCGTAGCGGTTGATAACCTTTACCTCAGTCCAATCGCTGTCATCAACAAGCTGTTCCAGGTTAACCGCCATTAACTCCACAGTCCACACACACCCTGAAGAAAGTCAATCCGATCGATGGGAATGGAATTAGCTAGCTAGATTACAAACGAAGAAGATACTAATTAAGTAGCTAGACAAGACGGAGAGTGGATTTTTTTAGCCTCCATGCAGGTCAAC encodes:
- the LOC119349834 gene encoding uncharacterized protein LOC119349834, with the protein product MEVMSQLTNAQGETGTKLRREISSDAKAIGTLQRIVSCKNCKEELRQRAIWILRRLYKDTIGTNISANFDFLKRGNSYCREDFVRLLVNIFTHNNEYSSSIRGYAGEALSEICSLGRISDATIVIQTSGDVVDSFAQVLLHEEDKTCGQAAAEILEHLCTHYTKDDEYLRKLKKAILGVIGKILCCGDVTHNGKDIESLCDGKEEYSDRDKKYEGFQVDALSSMPLNLLSPLLSLCGTVYDMRLIIDLHPQLDASNFLNKLKQIVVEKSDSTVENLSLCKATGNMVISMMKYYTSGGFFKQEDFGSLIEALSGTSKKMLDLDYSVVCSSASSSETRMKLDGRTLASLVREAKELLATRLPSASFGG